The following coding sequences lie in one Rutidosis leptorrhynchoides isolate AG116_Rl617_1_P2 chromosome 6, CSIRO_AGI_Rlap_v1, whole genome shotgun sequence genomic window:
- the LOC139854063 gene encoding uncharacterized protein, with amino-acid sequence MGRAGSELDELQQLLKSVPVCADQSDLWCWNVSSKSIFKTKILSDLINEKLLCSNASTSSGTIRNSLVPKKVEIFVWRVLKGKILILVELDKRGVDLHSVCCPICDNDIESISHSLLSCEKFRNVWLKIFDWWSVPRPPNLDLRSLLITNSWHLNSDMGKHIWQAVTWTCVYLLWKNRNEKVFKNKDWNVPVAVREIQVKSFEWVARRCKEKVIDWNS; translated from the coding sequence ATGGGTCGGGCAGGGAGTGAACTCGACGAGCTGCAGCAGCTGCTGAAATCAGTCCCGGTTTGtgcagatcaatcagatttgtggtgTTGGAACGTGAGTAGTAAAAGCATTTTCAAGACCAAAATTCTTTCGGATCTTATCAATGAAAAGCTACTTTGTTCGAATGCTTCTACTTCTTCGGGTACTATACGCAACTCACTAGTCCCCAAAAAGGTTGAGATATTTGTTTGGAGGGTGCTAAAAGGTAAAATCCTGATTTTGGTCGAATTGGATAAGAGGGGTGTCGATTTACATTCGGTCTGTTGTCCAATTTGTGACAATGACATCGAAAGCATTAGTCATTCCCTCTTATCTTGTGAGAAATTTCGTAATGTATGGCTTAAAATCTTCGATTGGTGGAGCGTTCCGCGTCCTCCGAATTTGGACTTACGTTCCTTACTAATCACCAACTCGTGGCATCTTAATTCGGATATGGGTAAACATATATGGCAAGCAGTGACATGGACGTGTGTATATCTATTGTGGAAGAACCGAAATGAAAAAGTTTTCAAAAACAAAGATTGGAACGTGCCGGTCGCGGTTCGCGAAATTCAAGTTAAAAGTTTTGAATGGGTTGCGAGAAGGTGCAAGGAAAAAGTTATCGATTGGAATTCTTGA